A genomic window from Hippocampus zosterae strain Florida chromosome 13, ASM2543408v3, whole genome shotgun sequence includes:
- the slc5a10 gene encoding sodium/glucose cotransporter 5 isoform X3, with protein sequence MSNSTTKFYALSQSFSFSDIIVIVTYFLLNLAVGIWSSCRVSRNTLSGYFLAGRDMAWWPIGASLFASSEGSGLFIGLAGTGAAGGIAVAGFEWNATYVLLALAWVFVPVYISSGIVTMPEYLGRRFGGERIRTYLAVLSLLLSVFTKISTDLYSGALFVQVCLGWNLYLSTVLMLVVTALYTIAGGLAAVIYTDTLQTLVMIVGAIILTITAFNKIGGYSNLEKVYSMAVPSKIIPNSTCHLPRQDAMHLFRDAVTGDLPWPGMTLGLTILATWYWCTDQVIVQRSLSAKNMSHVKGASILAAYLKMLPFIFIILPGMISRALYPDTVGCVDPEECVRVCGAEVGCSNIAFPKLVIELMPSGENTSNSIFNSSSTLFTMDIWKKHRPQASERELLLVGRIVTVILVVVSVVWIPILQSANSGQLYVYIQSVTSYLAPPVTAVFTLAVFWKRTNEQGAFWGLMVGLVVGVCRMVLEFAFPPARCGIVDLAPAVLRRVHYLHFAILLCGLTAVVVIVVSLLTPPPGREQLRNLTWWTLTEESPIEIPLQKMSSVGHRSSQDSEPARQMTCGHGLRLCIAAIRRSQETPRVPSVRESAFWSRFCCANALLLIGVNIFLYAYFA encoded by the exons ATGTCCAATTCCACCACCAAGTTTTACGCGCTGTCTCAATCCTTCAGCTTCTCTGACATCATCGTCATAGTAACCTACTTCCTTCTCAACCTGGCTGTGGGGATCTGG TCATCATGTAGGGTGAGCAGAAACACGTTGAGTGGCTACTTCCTGGCAGGACGAGACATGGCTTGGTGGCCG ATTGGGGCTTCCCTGTTTGCCAGTTCAGAGGGCTCGGGTCTGTTTATCGGTCTGGCCGGGACAGGAGCTGCTGGGGGCATCGCTGTCGCAGGCTTTGAATGGAAT GCCACTTATGTGTTGCTGGCTCTGGCCTGGGTGTTCGTTCCTGTCTACATCTCCTCAGGG ATTGTGACAATGCCCGAGTACCTGGGCCGGCGTTTCGGAGGCGAGAGGATTCGAACCTACCTGGCTGTCCTCTCACTGCTTCTGTCGGTCTTCACAAAGATATCA ACTGACCTCTACTCGGGAGCCCTTTTTGTGCAAGTGTGTCTGGGATGGAACCTCTACTTGTCCACCGTTCTCATGCTGGTGGTCACTGCGCTCTACACTATCGCCG GTGGTCTTGCGGCTGTCATCTACACCGACACTCTACAAACACTGGTGATGATTGTAGGGGCAATTATTCTCACCATTACGG CTTTCAACAAGATCGGCGGCTACAGTAACCTGGAGAAAGTGTACAGCATGGCGGTGCCGAGCAAGATCATACCGAACAGTACCTGTCATCTGCCTCGACAAGACGCCATGCATCTGTTCCGAGACGCTGTCACGGGAGACTTGCCCTGGCCTGGCATGACGCTCGGGCTCACCATCCTGGCCACTTGGTACTGGTGCACCGATCAG GTGATCGTCCAACGATCGCTCTCTGCAAAAAACATGAGCCATGTGAAGGGAGCGTCCATCCTGGCTGCCTATCTCAAGATGCTGcccttcatcttcatcattcTCCCGGGCATGATCAGCCGTGCTCTCTACCCAG ACACGGTGGGATGCGTGGACCCCGAagagtgtgtgcgggtgtgtggaGCTGAGGTGGGATGCTCCAACATCGCCTTCCCCAAACTCGTCATTGAGCTCATGCCAAGCGGTGAGAACACGTCCAA CTCCATCTTCAACAGCAGCTCCACACTGTTCACCATGGACATCTGGAAGAAGCACCGGCCCCAAGCCTCTGAGAGAGAGTTGCTTCTGGTTGGCAG GATCGTGACGGTGATCTTAGTGGTGGTGAGCGTGGTGTGGATCCCCATTTTGCAGTCCGCCAACAGTGGCCAGCTGTATGTTTACATTCAGTCGGTGACCAGCTACCTGGCGCCGCCCGTCACGGCTGTCTTCACCCTGGCTGTCTTCTGGAAGAGAACCAACGAGCAG GGTGCATTCTGGGGCCTTATGGTGGgtttggtggtgggggtgtgCAGGATGGTGCTGGAGTTTGCCTTCCCCCCTGCCAGGTGCGGCATCGTGGATTTGGCTCCTGCGGTTCTGCGCCGCGTCCACTACCTCCACTTTGCCATCTTGCTCTGCGGTCTCACCGCCGTGGTGGTCATTGTGGTGTCGCTGTTGacaccgccgccgggccgcgagCAG TTGAGGAACCTGACCTGGTGGACTCTGACCGAGGAGTCTCCCATAGAAATCCCTCTACAGAAAATGTCCTCTGTTGGTCACCGTAGTTCTCAAG ACTCTGAGCCAGCACGTCAGATGACTTGCGGTCACGGCCTCCGACTGTGCATCGCAGCAATTCGCCGCTCGCAGGAGACTCCCCGAGTTCCGAGCGTCCGCGAGAGCGCCTTCTGGTCGAGGTTCTGCTGCGCAAACGCTCTCCTGCTGATCGGCGTCAACATTTTTCTCTATGCATACTTCGCCTGA
- the LOC127613875 gene encoding protein FAM83G, whose amino-acid sequence MALSQIQCLDDHHVNWRVCEGKPEFFYSENQRLALEKLITQGRGAFTDYLRENEVRDFLSETELERIAHTAELYRPGQEHHQKPDTPGGHAGNTTPGSGEDGALDGQVSLQYWPDRSEASVAELDLGWPEAISYRGVTRVSVYTQPPTDGQAHIKEVVRKSIASAQKVIAVVMDAFTDVDIFRDLLDAAYRRKVPVYIIIDMAAVPSFLSMCGRADMHRGHLKNLRVRCCGGVEFFTRSAQKVRGSLSQRFLLVDGDRAISGSYSFTWASSRLDRNLITVITGQAMETFDFQFRELFLLSRSVSLSKVPMVDEPIPDPLPQAAPVVVPASVAKKLINPKYALVATGTHTSPTSSDQNSSNKNSRVPAGLKIHKGRLKDVSEEPQIHPALVNMEKAYLIPYLPTWPEPDPPSDVIGFINIRDEKRANQVHLQRSERFAVSQAIRFSSSLTLPSPTEESGKDTKDDAQPGTGNTSAAKGPQQEVATPYKDSADAADSKAPPQQQPDSLLKQETQQTPSAAPQPSDTSGETPETPAVAPPVPKRRTLHLVIDPTPSDQPIETQVTLVKIDNMEMTSNNNNTPAGLGHVNSKEEGGDSGSNDNGSQDSTKVMCDRAGADVPSSASTASEEEFFDCSQQQPADPLADRVSTGSGRGHRLMDGVNMMARLSQSMLDLRDPPSQKEDSAALIRQSQQLRRRGHGSPHRRLGQLFQLSRSPGRDGRLRGTKVVIAKPGSFHRPQRATGPVIGGHRYWHGHTLQPDAALTRAETRSSRSARRHSPGDRKGANTSSPLPAANSSGGIAPLSNLRHSKVRGGALQKKVSQNNNRASR is encoded by the exons ATGGCGTTGTCTCAAATCCAATGTCTGGACGACCACCACGTCAACTGGCGTGTTTGCGAGGGCAAGCCGGAGTTCTTCTACAGTGAGAACCAGCGGCTAGCCCTGGAGAAGCTCATCACCCAGGGACGGGGTGCTTTCACGGACTACCTCCGCGAGAACGAAGTCCGGGACTTCCTCTCCGAAACCGAGCTGGAACGGATCGCCCACACGGCCGAGCTTTACCGGCCCGGGCAAGAGCACCACCAGAAACCGGACACCCCCGGGGGCCACGCTGGGAACACGACCCCGGGATCCGGGGAAGATGGAGCTTTGGACGGCCAGGTGTCCCTCCAATACTGGCCCGACAGGTCCGAGGCCTCGGTGGCGGAGCTGGACCTCGGTTGGCCCGAAGCCATCTCGTATCGTGGGGTGACGCGCGTGAGCGTTTACACGCAGCCCCCCACTGACGGTCAAGCGCACATCAAGGAGGTCGTGCGCAAGAGCATCGCTTCAGCCCAAAAG GTGATAGCCGTGGTGATGGACGCCTTCACCGACGTGGACATATTTCGAGACCTCCTGGATGCCGCCTACAGACGGAAAGTTCCTGTCTACATAATTATCGACATGGCGGCAGTACCCTCTTTTCTTTCCATGTGTGGTCGAGCTGATATGCATCGCGGACACCTAAAG aATCTTCGCGTGCGCTGCTGTGGAGGCGTGGAGTTCTTCACACGCTCAGCACAGAAGGTTCGTGGGTCCCTGAGCCAGAGGTTCCTGCTGGTAGATGGAGACAGAGCCATCTCCGGTTCATACAG CTTCACGTGGGCCTCGTCCCGCTTGGACCGTAACCTCATCACGGTGATCACAGGACAGGCAATGGAGACCTTTGACTTCCAGTTTCGGGAACTCTTCCTCTTGTCACGGAGTGTGTCCCTCAGCAAGGTCCCCATGGTCGACGAACCCATTCCCGACCCGCTCCCTCAGGCCGCCCCTGTTGTCGTGCCAGCTAGCGTTGCGAAGAAGCTCATCAACCCCAAGTATGCATTGGTTGCTACGGGAACTCACACAAGTCCCACTTCTTCAGACCAGAACTCCAGCAACAAGAACTCTCGGGTCCCAGCTGGGTTAAAAATACATAAGGGGCGTCTTAAGGATGTTTCCGAGGAGCCACAGATCCATCCGGCGTTGGTCAATATGGAGAAAGCCTACCTGATACCATACCTCCCTACCTGGCCGGAACCGGACCCACCGAGTGACGTGATAGGTTTTATCAACATCAGGGATGAGAAACGAGCCAATCAGGTTCACTTGCAGAGGTCCGAGCGCTTTGCGGTCAGTCAGGCCATTCGGTTCAGCTCATCTCTGACCCTGCCAAGTCCTACCGAGGAGTCCGGTAAGGACACGAAAGATGACGCGCAACCTGGAACTGGCAATACATCGGCTGCTAAAGGTCCGCAGCAGGAAGTCGCAACTCCATATAAAGACAGCGCTGACGCAGCAGATTCCAAAGCGCCCCCGCAGCAGCAGCCCGACTCACTTCTCAAGCAGGAGACACAACAAACTCCCTCTGCGGCGCCTCAGCCGTCGGACACCTCTGGAGAAACTCCAGAGACGCCAGCTGTAGCCCCTCCTGTCCCCAAACGGCGAACATTACACCTTGTCATAGATCCAACCCCCTCGGACCAGCCCATCGAAACGCAGGTCACCCTGGTTAAAATCGACAACATGGAAATGACCTCCAACAATAACAACACCCCGGCTGGCCTTGGCCACGTCAACTCCAAGGAGGAGGGCGGCGACTCCGGCAGCAATGACAACGGCAGCCAGGACAGCACCAAGGTCATGTGCGACCGAGCAGGCGCCGACGTCCCGTCCAGCGCTTCCACGGCGTCCGAGGAAGAGTTCTTCGACTGCTCCCAGCAGCAGCCCGCCGACCCCTTGGCCGACAGGGTCAGCACAGGGTCTGGCCGCGGCCACCGGCTTATGGACGGCGTCAACATGATGGCCCGCCTCTCTCAGAGCATGCTGGACCTTCGGGACCCCCCGAGCCAGAAGGAGGACAGCGCCGCCCTCATCCGCCAGTCGCAGCAGCTGCGCAGGCGGGGCCATGGCTCACCGCACAGGCGCTTAGGGCAG TTGTTCCAATTATCGAGATCGCCCGGTCGCGATGGGAGGCTGAGAGGCACAAAAGTCGTCATCGCCAAACCAGGGAGCTTCCACCGCCCACAGCGAGCCACCGGCCCGGTGATCGGTGGACATCGTTACTGGCATGGACACACGCTACAGCCGGACGCCGCCCTCACACGGGCCGAGACACGATCCAGCCGCTCAGCGCGCCGCCACAGCCCGGGCGACAGAAAGGGGGCCAACACTTCCTCACCTTTGCCGGCCGCCAACTCGAGTGGGGGAATTGCACCTCTGTCTAATTTAAGACATTCGAAGGTACGAGGTGGAGCCTTGCAGAAGAAAGTGTCTCAGAACAACAACAGGGCCTCCAGGTAG
- the LOC127613879 gene encoding GRB2-related adapter protein-like produces MEAVALFSFAASEADELSFQKGDIVKVTEMEEDSCWYTAEMEGKRGYVPQNYISLLPHPWFAGPVSRLEAERRLHWQDSGTFLVRESESAPGEFSVSVSYGDRVEHFRVLEGGGQYCIWDESFSSLNRLVDFYKTHSIAVEKVVRLRDPPSDVSLRQDSRTGRNPYPNPYKSTSLECLPSARLHGPHPLRESSSVQLLEQVLGKPRLAHALCDYAPPHTAHLHFLRGDLIDLLDCSGSRCWRGRCRGRVGVFPPQYVQPLYH; encoded by the exons ATGGAGGCTGTGGCACTTTTCTCCTTCGCCGCATCTGAAGCGGACGAACTCAGCTTCCAGAAAGGGGACATCGTCAAG GTGACAGAAATGGAGGAGGATTCTTGTTGGTACACAGCAGAGATGGAAGGCAAAAGGGGCTACGTGCCGCAGAACTACATTTCTCTTCTGCCTCATCC GTGGTTTGCGGGCCCGGTGTCGAGACTGGAGGCGGAGCGGCGTCTGCACTGGCAGGATAGCGGCACGTTCCTGGTGAGAGAGAGTGAGTCAGCCCCCGGAGAGTTTTCCGTCTCTGTTAG CTATGGCGACAGGGTGGAGCATTTCCGAGTGCTGGAGGGCGGCGGTCAGTACTGCATCTGGGACGAGTCCTTCAGCTCCCTCAACCGGCTGGTGGACTTCTACAAGACTCACAGCATCGCCGTGGAGAAGGTGGTCCGCCTTCGAGACCCCCCCTCGGATGTGTCCCTCCGCCAGGATTCCCGCACTGGCCGTAACCCTTATCCTAACCCATACAAAAGCACCTCTCTGGAGTGCCTCCCTTCGGCCCGCCTCCACGGCCCTCACCCCTTGAGAGAGTCGTCCTCTGTGCAGCTGCTGGAACAGGTTTTGGGG aAGCCGCGCCTGGCTCATGCCCTGTGCGACTACGCCCCGCCACACACCGCCCACCTGCATTTCCTGCGCGGTGACCTTATCGACCTACTGGACTGCTCTGGCTCGCGGTGCTGGAGGGGCCGCTGTCGCGGGCGCGTCGGCGTCTTTCCGCCGCAGTACGTCCAGCCGCTGTATCATTGA
- the slc5a10 gene encoding sodium/glucose cotransporter 5 isoform X1, whose protein sequence is MSNSTTKFYALSQSFSFSDIIVIVTYFLLNLAVGIWSSCRVSRNTLSGYFLAGRDMAWWPIGASLFASSEGSGLFIGLAGTGAAGGIAVAGFEWNATYVLLALAWVFVPVYISSGIVTMPEYLGRRFGGERIRTYLAVLSLLLSVFTKISTDLYSGALFVQVCLGWNLYLSTVLMLVVTALYTIAGGLAAVIYTDTLQTLVMIVGAIILTITAFNKIGGYSNLEKVYSMAVPSKIIPNSTCHLPRQDAMHLFRDAVTGDLPWPGMTLGLTILATWYWCTDQVIVQRSLSAKNMSHVKGASILAAYLKMLPFIFIILPGMISRALYPDTVGCVDPEECVRVCGAEVGCSNIAFPKLVIELMPSGENTSKCRGSIRLCAFILKFRLVSCVFGTGLRGLMISVMMAALMSSLTSIFNSSSTLFTMDIWKKHRPQASERELLLVGRIVTVILVVVSVVWIPILQSANSGQLYVYIQSVTSYLAPPVTAVFTLAVFWKRTNEQGAFWGLMVGLVVGVCRMVLEFAFPPARCGIVDLAPAVLRRVHYLHFAILLCGLTAVVVIVVSLLTPPPGREQLRNLTWWTLTEESPIEIPLQKMSSVGHRSSQDSEPARQMTCGHGLRLCIAAIRRSQETPRVPSVRESAFWSRFCCANALLLIGVNIFLYAYFA, encoded by the exons ATGTCCAATTCCACCACCAAGTTTTACGCGCTGTCTCAATCCTTCAGCTTCTCTGACATCATCGTCATAGTAACCTACTTCCTTCTCAACCTGGCTGTGGGGATCTGG TCATCATGTAGGGTGAGCAGAAACACGTTGAGTGGCTACTTCCTGGCAGGACGAGACATGGCTTGGTGGCCG ATTGGGGCTTCCCTGTTTGCCAGTTCAGAGGGCTCGGGTCTGTTTATCGGTCTGGCCGGGACAGGAGCTGCTGGGGGCATCGCTGTCGCAGGCTTTGAATGGAAT GCCACTTATGTGTTGCTGGCTCTGGCCTGGGTGTTCGTTCCTGTCTACATCTCCTCAGGG ATTGTGACAATGCCCGAGTACCTGGGCCGGCGTTTCGGAGGCGAGAGGATTCGAACCTACCTGGCTGTCCTCTCACTGCTTCTGTCGGTCTTCACAAAGATATCA ACTGACCTCTACTCGGGAGCCCTTTTTGTGCAAGTGTGTCTGGGATGGAACCTCTACTTGTCCACCGTTCTCATGCTGGTGGTCACTGCGCTCTACACTATCGCCG GTGGTCTTGCGGCTGTCATCTACACCGACACTCTACAAACACTGGTGATGATTGTAGGGGCAATTATTCTCACCATTACGG CTTTCAACAAGATCGGCGGCTACAGTAACCTGGAGAAAGTGTACAGCATGGCGGTGCCGAGCAAGATCATACCGAACAGTACCTGTCATCTGCCTCGACAAGACGCCATGCATCTGTTCCGAGACGCTGTCACGGGAGACTTGCCCTGGCCTGGCATGACGCTCGGGCTCACCATCCTGGCCACTTGGTACTGGTGCACCGATCAG GTGATCGTCCAACGATCGCTCTCTGCAAAAAACATGAGCCATGTGAAGGGAGCGTCCATCCTGGCTGCCTATCTCAAGATGCTGcccttcatcttcatcattcTCCCGGGCATGATCAGCCGTGCTCTCTACCCAG ACACGGTGGGATGCGTGGACCCCGAagagtgtgtgcgggtgtgtggaGCTGAGGTGGGATGCTCCAACATCGCCTTCCCCAAACTCGTCATTGAGCTCATGCCAAGCGGTGAGAACACGTCCAAATGCAGAGGGAGCATTCGGCTTTGTGCGTTTATTTTAAAGTTTCGACTCGTTTCGTGTGTGTTTGGgacaggcctgcgtgggctcATGATATCCGTGATGATGGCCGCTCTGATGTCATCACTGACCTCCATCTTCAACAGCAGCTCCACACTGTTCACCATGGACATCTGGAAGAAGCACCGGCCCCAAGCCTCTGAGAGAGAGTTGCTTCTGGTTGGCAG GATCGTGACGGTGATCTTAGTGGTGGTGAGCGTGGTGTGGATCCCCATTTTGCAGTCCGCCAACAGTGGCCAGCTGTATGTTTACATTCAGTCGGTGACCAGCTACCTGGCGCCGCCCGTCACGGCTGTCTTCACCCTGGCTGTCTTCTGGAAGAGAACCAACGAGCAG GGTGCATTCTGGGGCCTTATGGTGGgtttggtggtgggggtgtgCAGGATGGTGCTGGAGTTTGCCTTCCCCCCTGCCAGGTGCGGCATCGTGGATTTGGCTCCTGCGGTTCTGCGCCGCGTCCACTACCTCCACTTTGCCATCTTGCTCTGCGGTCTCACCGCCGTGGTGGTCATTGTGGTGTCGCTGTTGacaccgccgccgggccgcgagCAG TTGAGGAACCTGACCTGGTGGACTCTGACCGAGGAGTCTCCCATAGAAATCCCTCTACAGAAAATGTCCTCTGTTGGTCACCGTAGTTCTCAAG ACTCTGAGCCAGCACGTCAGATGACTTGCGGTCACGGCCTCCGACTGTGCATCGCAGCAATTCGCCGCTCGCAGGAGACTCCCCGAGTTCCGAGCGTCCGCGAGAGCGCCTTCTGGTCGAGGTTCTGCTGCGCAAACGCTCTCCTGCTGATCGGCGTCAACATTTTTCTCTATGCATACTTCGCCTGA
- the slc5a10 gene encoding sodium/glucose cotransporter 5 isoform X4 — protein MSNSTTKFYALSQSFSFSDIIVIVTYFLLNLAVGIWSSCRVSRNTLSGYFLAGRDMAWWPIGASLFASSEGSGLFIGLAGTGAAGGIAVAGFEWNATYVLLALAWVFVPVYISSGIVTMPEYLGRRFGGERIRTYLAVLSLLLSVFTKISTDLYSGALFVQVCLGWNLYLSTVLMLVVTALYTIAGGLAAVIYTDTLQTLVMIVGAIILTITAFNKIGGYSNLEKVYSMAVPSKIIPNSTCHLPRQDAMHLFRDAVTGDLPWPGMTLGLTILATWYWCTDQVIVQRSLSAKNMSHVKGASILAAYLKMLPFIFIILPGMISRALYPDTVGCVDPEECVRVCGAEVGCSNIAFPKLVIELMPSGENTSKCRGSIRLCAFILKFRLVSCVFGTGLRGLMISVMMAALMSSLTSIFNSSSTLFTMDIWKKHRPQASERELLLVGRIVTVILVVVSVVWIPILQSANSGQLYVYIQSVTSYLAPPVTAVFTLAVFWKRTNEQLRNLTWWTLTEESPIEIPLQKMSSVGHRSSQDSEPARQMTCGHGLRLCIAAIRRSQETPRVPSVRESAFWSRFCCANALLLIGVNIFLYAYFA, from the exons ATGTCCAATTCCACCACCAAGTTTTACGCGCTGTCTCAATCCTTCAGCTTCTCTGACATCATCGTCATAGTAACCTACTTCCTTCTCAACCTGGCTGTGGGGATCTGG TCATCATGTAGGGTGAGCAGAAACACGTTGAGTGGCTACTTCCTGGCAGGACGAGACATGGCTTGGTGGCCG ATTGGGGCTTCCCTGTTTGCCAGTTCAGAGGGCTCGGGTCTGTTTATCGGTCTGGCCGGGACAGGAGCTGCTGGGGGCATCGCTGTCGCAGGCTTTGAATGGAAT GCCACTTATGTGTTGCTGGCTCTGGCCTGGGTGTTCGTTCCTGTCTACATCTCCTCAGGG ATTGTGACAATGCCCGAGTACCTGGGCCGGCGTTTCGGAGGCGAGAGGATTCGAACCTACCTGGCTGTCCTCTCACTGCTTCTGTCGGTCTTCACAAAGATATCA ACTGACCTCTACTCGGGAGCCCTTTTTGTGCAAGTGTGTCTGGGATGGAACCTCTACTTGTCCACCGTTCTCATGCTGGTGGTCACTGCGCTCTACACTATCGCCG GTGGTCTTGCGGCTGTCATCTACACCGACACTCTACAAACACTGGTGATGATTGTAGGGGCAATTATTCTCACCATTACGG CTTTCAACAAGATCGGCGGCTACAGTAACCTGGAGAAAGTGTACAGCATGGCGGTGCCGAGCAAGATCATACCGAACAGTACCTGTCATCTGCCTCGACAAGACGCCATGCATCTGTTCCGAGACGCTGTCACGGGAGACTTGCCCTGGCCTGGCATGACGCTCGGGCTCACCATCCTGGCCACTTGGTACTGGTGCACCGATCAG GTGATCGTCCAACGATCGCTCTCTGCAAAAAACATGAGCCATGTGAAGGGAGCGTCCATCCTGGCTGCCTATCTCAAGATGCTGcccttcatcttcatcattcTCCCGGGCATGATCAGCCGTGCTCTCTACCCAG ACACGGTGGGATGCGTGGACCCCGAagagtgtgtgcgggtgtgtggaGCTGAGGTGGGATGCTCCAACATCGCCTTCCCCAAACTCGTCATTGAGCTCATGCCAAGCGGTGAGAACACGTCCAAATGCAGAGGGAGCATTCGGCTTTGTGCGTTTATTTTAAAGTTTCGACTCGTTTCGTGTGTGTTTGGgacaggcctgcgtgggctcATGATATCCGTGATGATGGCCGCTCTGATGTCATCACTGACCTCCATCTTCAACAGCAGCTCCACACTGTTCACCATGGACATCTGGAAGAAGCACCGGCCCCAAGCCTCTGAGAGAGAGTTGCTTCTGGTTGGCAG GATCGTGACGGTGATCTTAGTGGTGGTGAGCGTGGTGTGGATCCCCATTTTGCAGTCCGCCAACAGTGGCCAGCTGTATGTTTACATTCAGTCGGTGACCAGCTACCTGGCGCCGCCCGTCACGGCTGTCTTCACCCTGGCTGTCTTCTGGAAGAGAACCAACGAGCAG TTGAGGAACCTGACCTGGTGGACTCTGACCGAGGAGTCTCCCATAGAAATCCCTCTACAGAAAATGTCCTCTGTTGGTCACCGTAGTTCTCAAG ACTCTGAGCCAGCACGTCAGATGACTTGCGGTCACGGCCTCCGACTGTGCATCGCAGCAATTCGCCGCTCGCAGGAGACTCCCCGAGTTCCGAGCGTCCGCGAGAGCGCCTTCTGGTCGAGGTTCTGCTGCGCAAACGCTCTCCTGCTGATCGGCGTCAACATTTTTCTCTATGCATACTTCGCCTGA
- the slc5a10 gene encoding sodium/glucose cotransporter 5 isoform X2: MSNSTTKFYALSQSFSFSDIIVIVTYFLLNLAVGIWSSCRVSRNTLSGYFLAGRDMAWWPIGASLFASSEGSGLFIGLAGTGAAGGIAVAGFEWNATYVLLALAWVFVPVYISSGIVTMPEYLGRRFGGERIRTYLAVLSLLLSVFTKISTDLYSGALFVQVCLGWNLYLSTVLMLVVTALYTIAGGLAAVIYTDTLQTLVMIVGAIILTITAFNKIGGYSNLEKVYSMAVPSKIIPNSTCHLPRQDAMHLFRDAVTGDLPWPGMTLGLTILATWYWCTDQVIVQRSLSAKNMSHVKGASILAAYLKMLPFIFIILPGMISRALYPDTVGCVDPEECVRVCGAEVGCSNIAFPKLVIELMPSGLRGLMISVMMAALMSSLTSIFNSSSTLFTMDIWKKHRPQASERELLLVGRIVTVILVVVSVVWIPILQSANSGQLYVYIQSVTSYLAPPVTAVFTLAVFWKRTNEQGAFWGLMVGLVVGVCRMVLEFAFPPARCGIVDLAPAVLRRVHYLHFAILLCGLTAVVVIVVSLLTPPPGREQLRNLTWWTLTEESPIEIPLQKMSSVGHRSSQDSEPARQMTCGHGLRLCIAAIRRSQETPRVPSVRESAFWSRFCCANALLLIGVNIFLYAYFA, from the exons ATGTCCAATTCCACCACCAAGTTTTACGCGCTGTCTCAATCCTTCAGCTTCTCTGACATCATCGTCATAGTAACCTACTTCCTTCTCAACCTGGCTGTGGGGATCTGG TCATCATGTAGGGTGAGCAGAAACACGTTGAGTGGCTACTTCCTGGCAGGACGAGACATGGCTTGGTGGCCG ATTGGGGCTTCCCTGTTTGCCAGTTCAGAGGGCTCGGGTCTGTTTATCGGTCTGGCCGGGACAGGAGCTGCTGGGGGCATCGCTGTCGCAGGCTTTGAATGGAAT GCCACTTATGTGTTGCTGGCTCTGGCCTGGGTGTTCGTTCCTGTCTACATCTCCTCAGGG ATTGTGACAATGCCCGAGTACCTGGGCCGGCGTTTCGGAGGCGAGAGGATTCGAACCTACCTGGCTGTCCTCTCACTGCTTCTGTCGGTCTTCACAAAGATATCA ACTGACCTCTACTCGGGAGCCCTTTTTGTGCAAGTGTGTCTGGGATGGAACCTCTACTTGTCCACCGTTCTCATGCTGGTGGTCACTGCGCTCTACACTATCGCCG GTGGTCTTGCGGCTGTCATCTACACCGACACTCTACAAACACTGGTGATGATTGTAGGGGCAATTATTCTCACCATTACGG CTTTCAACAAGATCGGCGGCTACAGTAACCTGGAGAAAGTGTACAGCATGGCGGTGCCGAGCAAGATCATACCGAACAGTACCTGTCATCTGCCTCGACAAGACGCCATGCATCTGTTCCGAGACGCTGTCACGGGAGACTTGCCCTGGCCTGGCATGACGCTCGGGCTCACCATCCTGGCCACTTGGTACTGGTGCACCGATCAG GTGATCGTCCAACGATCGCTCTCTGCAAAAAACATGAGCCATGTGAAGGGAGCGTCCATCCTGGCTGCCTATCTCAAGATGCTGcccttcatcttcatcattcTCCCGGGCATGATCAGCCGTGCTCTCTACCCAG ACACGGTGGGATGCGTGGACCCCGAagagtgtgtgcgggtgtgtggaGCTGAGGTGGGATGCTCCAACATCGCCTTCCCCAAACTCGTCATTGAGCTCATGCCAAGCG gcctgcgtgggctcATGATATCCGTGATGATGGCCGCTCTGATGTCATCACTGACCTCCATCTTCAACAGCAGCTCCACACTGTTCACCATGGACATCTGGAAGAAGCACCGGCCCCAAGCCTCTGAGAGAGAGTTGCTTCTGGTTGGCAG GATCGTGACGGTGATCTTAGTGGTGGTGAGCGTGGTGTGGATCCCCATTTTGCAGTCCGCCAACAGTGGCCAGCTGTATGTTTACATTCAGTCGGTGACCAGCTACCTGGCGCCGCCCGTCACGGCTGTCTTCACCCTGGCTGTCTTCTGGAAGAGAACCAACGAGCAG GGTGCATTCTGGGGCCTTATGGTGGgtttggtggtgggggtgtgCAGGATGGTGCTGGAGTTTGCCTTCCCCCCTGCCAGGTGCGGCATCGTGGATTTGGCTCCTGCGGTTCTGCGCCGCGTCCACTACCTCCACTTTGCCATCTTGCTCTGCGGTCTCACCGCCGTGGTGGTCATTGTGGTGTCGCTGTTGacaccgccgccgggccgcgagCAG TTGAGGAACCTGACCTGGTGGACTCTGACCGAGGAGTCTCCCATAGAAATCCCTCTACAGAAAATGTCCTCTGTTGGTCACCGTAGTTCTCAAG ACTCTGAGCCAGCACGTCAGATGACTTGCGGTCACGGCCTCCGACTGTGCATCGCAGCAATTCGCCGCTCGCAGGAGACTCCCCGAGTTCCGAGCGTCCGCGAGAGCGCCTTCTGGTCGAGGTTCTGCTGCGCAAACGCTCTCCTGCTGATCGGCGTCAACATTTTTCTCTATGCATACTTCGCCTGA